The genomic segment ATTGCGATTTAAATATGTCTTTTTGTCTTTTAGTGGTATAGAAAGGTTTGTTTTTTGAATATTCGCTTATTCCTTGCATCAAAACGATTGATTTGGTGAGGGATTAGAGCTATAAGAACGTATCATATTTGGTGAAGGTAGTAGTCTAAACAGTAATTCAAAGGAGGAAATCATGGCAAAACATGAGACGCCCTTGTTGGATCAGTTGGAGAGTGGCCCGTGGCCGAGCTTTGTAACTGACATTAAACGCCAAGCTGAGAAGAAGCCCGAGTGTTGGGATATCCTCGGTATCTTGGAACTGTCTTTCAAAGAGAGAATCACTCACTGGAAGCACGGCGGAATCGTTGGTGTTTTTGGATACGGTGGTGGTATCGTTGGTCGTTATGCGGATGTACCTGAGCGTTTTCCAGGTGTTGAGCACTTTCACACTATTCGTGTTGCTCAGCCATCTTCTAAATATTACACTTCAAAGAATCTTCGTCAGTTGATGAACCTTTGGGAGAAGCATGGTTCTGGTATGACCAACTTCCATGGCTCTACTGGTGATGTTATTCTTCTTGGAACTCGAACAGAGAATCTTGAGCCTTTTTTCTGGGACCTTACCCACGAAATGGGACAGGATCTTGGTGGTTCTGGTTCTAACCTTCGTACTCCTGCATGTTGTCTCGGAACTTCTCGTTGCGAGTGGGCATGTTACGATACTCAGGAAGCTTGTCATAGTTTGACCATGCATTATCAGGATGAGATTCATCGTCCTGCTTTTCCATATAAGTTCAAATTCAAGTTCTCCGGTTGTCCAAACGATTGCGTTGCCGCTATCGCTCGTTCAGATGTGGCCGTTATCGGCACCTGGAAAGATGATATTCGTATCGACCAGGCTGCCGTTAAAGGATATATGGCAAATGAATTCCCAGCAAACGGTGGTGCTTTCATCGGTCGCGAATGGGATGCATTTGATATCCAAAAAGAAGTTATCGACCTCTGCCCAACCAACTGTATGTGGATGGAAGATGGCGAATTGAAGATTGATGACGCCGAGTGTACCCGTTGTATGCATTGCATCAACGTTATGCCTCGTGCTCTTCGTCCAGGTGCTCAAGGTGGTGCGTCTATCTGTGTTGGTGCTAAGGCTCCAATTCTTGATGGTGCCCAGTTTGCTACCTTGATTCTTCCTTTTATTCCAGTAACCAAAGATAACGATTTCGAAGAGCTCATCGAGTTCATCGAGTCTATCTGGGACTGGTGGATGGAAATTGGAAAGAACCGTGAGCGTGTTGGCGAAACCATGCAACGCGTTGGTCTTCCAACCTTCTTGAGAGCTGTTGGTGTTGAAGCACTTCCACAGCATGTGAAATACCCTCGAGAAAATCCATACGTTTTCTGGAATGAAGAAGAGGTTGAAGGTGGTTTTGAGCGTGACGTACAAGAGTTCCGTGCTCGCCACGCAGCTTAATACGACTTTTTAATCTGTCTAACATAAAATATAAAAGGAGATTTATCATGGGTTATAATCCTGATAAGCCAATGGACGGCCGACTCTCTGACCTTGGTCCACCACATTATGAACAATTTTTCCCTCAAGTAATTCGGGAAAATAAGGGCAAATGGCTCTGGCACGAGATTCTTCAGGCTGGCGTTTTGATGCACAAATCTGAAACTGGCGCTGAGGTTTATACCGTGCGTGTAGGTTCTGCTCGTCTTATTTCTATCGAGCACGTTCGTGAGCTTTGTGACATCGCTGATGCCCATTGTGACGGACACCTTCGTTTCACCACTCGTAACAACGTTGAGTTCATGGTAGACGCCAAAGAGAAGGTTCAACCTCTTCTTGACGATCTTGCAAGCCGTGGCAACAAGTTCCCTGTTGGTGGTACCGGTGCTGGTGTAACTAACATTGTTCACACCCAGGGTTGGGCTCACTGTCATACTCCTGCTACCGATGCCTCTGGTGTTGTTAAAGCAGTTATGGATGAGCTTTTTGAGTATTTCACATCTCAAGTTCTTCCTGCACAGTGTCGTATCGCGCTTGCATGTTGTTTGAACATGTGTGGTGCTGTTCACGCGTCTGACATCGCTATTCTCGGTGTTCACCGTAAGCCACCTATGATCGATCACACCCGTATTTCTGGTGTATGTGAGCTTCCGCTTGCTATTTCATCTTGTCCTCTTGGTGCTGTTAAGCCTGCGAAAGCAGTGGTTAATGGAAAAGAGATCAAGACCGTAAAAGTTAACGTAGAGCGCTGTATGTTCTGTGGTAACTGTTACACCATGTGTCCTGCTATGCCACTGGCTGATCCAGATGGTGATGGTATTGCAATCTTGGTTGGTGGAAAGGTATCTAACTCACGTCAGGCACCTAAGTTCTCCAAGCTTGTTATTCCTTTCTTGCCAAACAACACTCCTCGTTGGCCAGAAGTTGTTAATGCTATCAAGGGTATTCTTGAAGCATATGCAGCTGGTGCAAACAAATACGAGCGTCTTGGCGAGTGGGCCGAAAGAATTGGTTGGGAAAAATTCTTCGAAGTTTGTGAAATTCCATTCACAGACAAGAGCATCGACGATTATCGTCTTGCTTATGACTCATGGCGTACAACTACTCAGTTCAAGTACACCAGCCATACTGCCAGTTATACCAAGTAGTCTGAATTAATATGATTGATAGTTCCCCGATGGGCATTTTGCCCGTTGGGGTTTTACTTTTTCAATCGCTAAAGGAGGGTTATCATGCCCATGGATGTCGACGAACTCAAAAACGTGATCGTAGAGAAGGCTCAGAAGTCTCCAAAGCCACAGCTTTACATCAAAGATTTCTACAAATGTGACCCTGAGACCAAGCCACGTGTTATGAAGAATATTTGTAACGAATTAGTTCGTGAGCAACGTCTTATGTTCTGGTCTTCTGGATCAACCACCATGTACGGTGTACCAGAGAGAATTAAGAACGAAGAAGGCTGATAGACTCTTTTTGAGTTTGTTATGATTCAGGAAGGGCCCATGGAGAGTTATCTCTATGGGCCCTTTTTTTATGGAAGGGAAAAATGTCTCAGATTATTAGAATAGCAGAAACTGCTTCGACCAATATTCTTGCCAAGGAGTATGCCCGGGCCGGGGCAGACCATGGCTCTGCCATTATTGCTGAAAACCAAACGGCAGGGCGGGGGCGTTTAGGTAAGCAGTGGCAGTCTATTAGGGGAACAGGACTCTACTGTTCCATTATTATCCGACCACAACAGCTACCGCGTACAGAGTACCATAAACTTACCCTGGTAACAGGGCTTGCTGTGGCCCTCTCTCTGGAGTTTCTCACGGCAAAATCCTTCCAGCTGAAGTGGCCCAATGATGTCTACTATAAAGGGGTGGGGAAGTGTGCAGGAATACTCTGTGAATCTGTCCTTGGAACTAATCCTCGCTCAGATTATCTGATTGCGGGTATTGGCATTAATGTGAATACCCGGCAAGAGGAGTTTGATGCTGAAGTTGCAGGTCGGGCAGGATCCTTATTTTCGATCACAGGAGAGGAACTCTGCATAGACCATGTTTTCAACTCTGTTTATGAGCAGATTTTGGCCCAGGTCGACGAGTTTTTTAGCGGAAATTTTTCCTCTATTCTATCGCAATGGCGACAGAGGGATATGCTGGCGGGGAGAAAATCCTGCTGGCTGACCATGGCGGGAGAAAGCGTTGAGGGCATTGCAGAGGGGGTAAGTAGTAGTGGCCAACTTTATATAAGAGATGCGAGTGGAGAGCGACATGAGGTGCTCTCTGGTGATGTACAGCTTGTCAGAGCGTAATAGCTGTCCATCGAAATTGTATAGGGTTATGTCACTGTGTTCAACTCTTGCCGTGAGGGAGAGCACTAGCTCAATGCCTTGAGCCAGTGCCCTTATAGCGGTCAGATTTCTAGGCTTGTCCTCCTAGAGTCCTGCAGCACTCTTTAACTCCTCTATCTTATCTGTACGTTCCCAAGGGAACTCTACATCACTACGTCCAAAGTGGCCGTAGGCTGCTGTCTGGCGATAAATTGGGCGGAGTAGGTCAAGTTGCTGAACGATGGCCTTGGGACGAAGATCGAAGTTTCCTAGAATAAGCTCTTTAATTGCCGCATCAGAGATTCTTCCTGTGCCAAAGCTATTGACGTTGATGGAAACAGGCTGGGCTATACCAATGGCGTAGGCAACCTGTATCTGAAGTTCGCTGGCAATACCAGCTGCCACCAGGTTTTTGGCGACATAGCGACCATAGTATGCAGATGATCTATCAACCTTGGATGGATCCTTTCCTGAGAAGGCACCACCACCGTGCAGGGCCTTGCCTCCGTAGGTATCGACGATAATCTTACGACCGGTAAGGCCGCAGTCACCAACCGGGCCTCCAATAACAAAACGGCCCGTGGGGTTAATGAAGAACTTGGTGTTGGCGTCAATCATATCAGCGGGCAGGGTCGGCTTGATAATCTCCTCCATTACCGCCTCTTTCAGATCGTTGTAACTGATAGATTCATCGTGCTGGGTAGAGAGGACAACAGCGTCAATTCTTTTGGGTATCTTGTTCTCATACTCAATGGTTACCTGGCTCTTGGCATCGGGTCTGAGCCAGGGGAGAATGCTGCTTTTGCGTACCTGAGCCTGTCTACGGGTAAGTCTGTGGGCCAGGGTAATGGGCATGGGCATGAGGACATCGGTTTCATTGCTGGCATAACCAAACATCAAGCCCTGATCGCCTGCTCCCTGATCAAGGTCAATACCTGCACCCTCATTAACGCCTTGGGCGATATCGGGTGACTGCTTGTCAATAGTGGTCATGACAGCGCATGATTGCCAGTCGAAGCCCATCTCCGATGAGTTGTAGCCAATCTCTTTAATAGTGTTGCGTACTACCTCGGGCATATCAACCCAGGCTGAGGTGGTAATTTCACCGGCGATAAGTGCCATACCGGTGGTAACGAGGGTCTCGCAGGCAACTCGTGCCTGTGGATCTTGCTCTAAAATAGCATCAAGAATAGCATCGGAAATTTGATCGGCCACCTTGTCAGGATGGCCTTCTGATACAGATTCTGATGTAAACAGGTAATTTGACATAAAAAGTCTCCTTTTGTTACATATGTAAAGCATCTATTGCTTCTTGAAATAGTCGTACAGAAAATACCCACTATACATAATGGCGCAAGGTTTTTAGGATAATAAAAGGAGAAAAACGCAAAAACGATAATTAATGCGATATAAGATCCTCTGTGGTATCAATAAAGAGAGGTGTCCTGTTATGAAGAGATGGAGTGTGGATATCTATAGTGATTGAAATGATTTTTTCTTGGTGAAACATATGTCTATAGAAGCAGCGAAAAAGGTATTGGAAATAGAGGAACAGGGGCTTGCTGCCGTTCGTGAAAATATTGGTGAAGAGTTTCTTGCCGCCGTTGAGGCTATTGTTAACTGCCCCACTCGGCTGGTAATCACGGGGATTGGTAAATCAGGTATTGTCGGTCAGAAAATATCGGCGACCCTTAACAGTATAGGTACAAGTTCTTTTTTTCTTCATCCCGTTGAGGCCCTGCATGGCGACCTGGGGATGGTGATGGCAACGGATGTCGTTTTGGCAATCTCCTATTCAGGTGAAACGGCTGAGCTTAATGGTCTACTCAGAAGTTTAAAGGCTCGTGGCAACACTATTATTGGTATGACGGGAGGGGCAAAATCCACCTTGGCCATGGCATCGGATATTTTTCTTAATATACGAATTCCTGCCGAGGCCTGTCCACTTGGGCTTGCCCCCACCACATCGACCACCGCAACCATGGCCTTAGGAGATGCCCTAGGCGTTGTTTTGCTTAATCGTAAGCAGTTTAAGGCTGAGGATTTTAGATTCAATCACCCCGGTGGTTCCCTGGGCGAGCGTCTTAAGGTGAAGGTTGCTGAGGTGATGATTACCGGTAGTGATATGCCCATGGTGGCGCCTGACCAAGATGCCATTGCTGCCCTAGCGGAGCTGAACAGTAAAAATGTTGGAGCTGTTCTGGTGGTAGCTGATACAGGAATGCTCGCAGGAATTATTACCGATGGCGATGTTCGCCGTTATGTCCTCGATGCAGAGGCCCTGGAGGGGCTGTGTGCCGCGGATCTGATGACTAAGCATCCACTTACCATTGGTGACGGGGTGCTTGCTGCTGATGCTCTGAGCATAATGCAACAGCATGAAGTGACTGTTCTTCCCGTGGTTAGCGAGGAGATGCGGTTAGTTGGTCTTCTCAATCTGCATAAGCTACTTGGCAAGGGTGAGTTCCGCTTTTTGATTTAAGGGTAGGTCAGAGTATCCAGAGGTTCTAGTCGGCCTCTGGGCGAGGAGCAAATTGCCACTGATCTGTGGCTTTGTTGTATGCATAGTACATGACAAGGGTTAGTGGGCGATTCTGTGAAGTATCTGTTGCCTCCATTCTGTAAATGAGTTTTCCTGCTTCATCCTTAATAAATAGGATCTTGGGGGCCAGTAGCGTCTCTGGGGTAGCTGCGGGGTAATTTTCCAGGAAAATATCTATTTGCTGCCTCTGCAGAGCCACTCTTTTTTCTTCCACAAATTGTTCATTCTTTAGCATCTTCAGGTCTGAACTCATCTCCTCTTGTATTTGAATAAAGGCGGTCTCCTCGGCAAAGGCGCTTTGCTTGATAGTCTTGGCAATGTGTTGGTATGTTTTTATTGCCTGGGCAAAGAGTTTAGCCTCTTTGTAGTTTTCACCGACCTGTTGATTTTGGATGATCTCTGTTTGCAGTATAATTCTTTTCAGTTTTTTGCTGCTCATGGCACTGTCTTCTTCTGGATCCGAGAGACCTTTGCCTTCAAGATTGGTTATAGCCCTCTTGTAGGCGGCAATGGCCTGCTCCCACTCTCCATTGGTAAAGGCTTCATTTCCCTGAGCAATCATTATGTAGAGTGCTATTTTACTGATTTTGTTTTCTGTTTCTGCTGCGGAGTTCTGCTTGGCCAGGGGATTGTCTTTTATTTTTTCCAAGGCATCGCGGTAGATCGGGAGGGCCTGGGCCCAGCTTGCAGTTTTGTAGAGTTTCTCCCCCTTCTCCGTGAGTTGCTGAAAGGCGCATTCTTTGAGGCTAAACCTTATATCCTGCAAGGCGTGCTCAATTGCTGATCCAACTAATGTCTGGGCTTTCTTCTGGGCAGTTTGCAGCAGGGGTTCAGCCGATTTACAGCCATTTCTCTTATATTCAGTCAGGGCCCTCTCATGGGCCTGGTAAAAGCTTATCTCTGCTTTTGTCTGAAGCAGAATTTTTTTTTCTTTATCCGTTTTGGCAATTGATCTTGCTTGGCGTAATCCTGCATTTGTTTTGGGCCAATCCCTGTTTGTTATGGCCGTTTGTACCTGAGCTATGACGGTACTAAAGGTAATAATTTTTTCCTGAGATTTTTTGTCTTGCCCTTTTTTATTAGAGAGATTAGCAGTTAGTCCTTGCCTGATCTGGGCAGAGAGGAGTATCTCTTTGCTCTTGGCCTCTATGCTAGAGAGCTTTTTACCGTAGAAAAGGGAAGAGGCTGAACTTTTTACCTGGGCACTTTCACAGAGAGCCTGTGCTGTTCTAAACTCTTTTCGTTCAAGGGCCGTTATGCACTGTTGATAGAGTCCTGTTGCCGATGTGGCTCTCCCCGTATCCTTAAAAAATTGTAAGGCGATGATTGCTGAGATAATCGCGAAGAGGATAAGGGTGGGCAGAGGCGATATTCTGCCAAGGATATTTTGTTTTTTACTCTCTTTTGTTGGCAGGGGATTCTTCGCCTTTTTTCCTTCAAGAATAATTGCCTGTTCGAGACGCTTAATATTATCCTTAACATCGTAAAGATCAGAGACTTCTTCAAGGGCTTGGCGATACTTATCCAAGGCGCTCTGCGTTTCGCCATTTTCTTCATGGAGGCGGGCCTCTTTCTGCTTTTTCTGGGCGACGAGAAGAGCCTTGTCAGCTCTCTGTTGAAATGAACGACGTTCATTAAAGGTTGATTCGGTGGGAATTGCCTGTAGTTCTCTGTTGAGTTGGTTGAATCGTTTTTGGGCCAGGTATTCTTGGAGGAGAGAGAGATTATATCCCCTCTCTTTATCTGGAGTTGTGGCCTGCCCCTCGTCTGTGGGGCTTGATTCCAGAGAGATGGCGTCAAAGTTTATTGAAAAGTCGTCCTCTCTTACCTCTGGAAGGCTCGGGGCTATGGCTGTTTGCGCTAGCTCTGCCAGGGGAAAGTTGTCGGCGTGAGCAGCATACCATTGAGCCGCTCTTTCATTGAAGGCATTTTCTTTTGAGTAGACCTCACCTGTTATCATCCGAGATATAAATTCAACCAGTTCGGCACATGTTGTTTTGTCGGTCCAAAAATTGCCAAGACAAATTGCCCCAGGATCAAAATCTGGGTGGAAGGTTGGGGTCAGTGGTTTGCAGTTGGGTGGGAAAAGTGGGAAACCAAAGGGGATTGAGAGTAATATGGCATGATGTTGCGATAGGCTGATTTTCTCTTTATCCTCAATGAGTCCTGTCAGTTGATAGCTGACCTCTGCCTCCTTGCCGTTTGTAGGGCTGTGAGGGGTAACCGTGATAAATTGATGATCTGTAAAATAGGCGATCAGCTCTTTAATTGTCTCATCCTCTTGTGGCCTTGCAACTGACATAATTACCCGATAATGTAAAATTTTTACGTGTTTAGCATAGCTATATTGGTTGCTATAATAAATACTATCAGTAAATGCAATTTTACTATTGTTCTATTTTAATAGAGGTGCTGAGGCAGGGTCTCTCTCTCTTCTACCTCGTCCCAGTGAGAATTATGCTTAAAAAACCACTTTTCTTTCGAATAATTGAGCAAAAAAATTGTCCCATCTATGCAAAAGGGGAGCAATTTTTCTTATCAGAAAAGAGTTTTTCTTCTCCTGCCGGGAAAGATGCATGTTTAATTTTAGTTCGAAATCTGATAGAGCTCTTGTTTCAGCTCAGGGGGCAGTCTCGTTCTGAAACAGAGGGTCTTGTCTTTAATTGTAGCGGTTGTGTTGGCTTAATAAAATATAAAATTATTGAGTGCAGGGAAAAAAGAGACGTAGATCTTGTTCCGCTAGGTGTGAGTCTGGAACGGATCATTGAAGGTGCCTATGGGTTTGATATAAATAGTCCCTTTCTCCGTGCCCTCTCTGTAGATGGCCTTGATGGCATTTTAGAGAAGTTTAAATTTGTTGAGCTTTGTTCTGGAGCGGTGCTTATGCAAAAGGGAAAGCGCAACTCCTCTCTCTATCTCCTGCTTGAGGGAGAGCTTCTTGTGGAAGATGGAGGTTTTATCCTGGGACGATTTTCCGCAGGAGATATTTGTGGTGAGATGAGTTATTTGGGAGCAGACCTTGCCGTCTCAACTATACGGTCTAGTCGGGCAAGTAGATTACTTGCCATAGGCAGTAGCGATTTTGCCGAGTTGGTTTTTGCTAAGCCTGCAGTGCAGTTATTTATGGCAAAACTTATGGCCCAGAGATTAGCCCGCAGTAATGCGGAGCGATCCCGTGATTTGCAGTCCTGCATGTCCGGGCGTCTTGATACGATTGCTGCCGCGGAACTATTGCAAATTTTCCATATGAATCAAAAAACGGGCATGCTCTTTCTGGCCCTGCGCGGAGGGCAGGCAAGTGTTTTTTTTCTTGAGGGGAGTGTAGTGCGCGCCCTCTATAAGGGCTTGGTTGGAAAAGAGGCCTTCTTTGCAATTTTAGTTGAAAAAAAAGGACGTTATCGATTCACCACAGGGCTTAGTCAGGAGGATATGAAATCACCGGTAATCGGTGATTTCATGTCGATTTTGCTGGAGGGCATTCAACAGGTCGATGAGGCAGAACCTCAGGGGTCTTGCAGTCGGGACTTAGCTGCGATTTTTTGAAAAGCCCTGTTCATCAGGCCGCTCTCTACTCTTTGAATGGGGCCAATTCTAAGATATCCAAGAAGTTATCCACGTGAAAATTCGCATTGAGATCCTTGTTTCTAAAGGCAATAAGAGGAACTCCGGCACTGGCAGCCTGTTGCTCATCCATAGTTGTATCTCCAATATGAATAGCCTCCTCAGGCTTACACCCAAAATGTTCTAATATTTCCAACATGCCATCGGCAGCAGGTTTGGGCCGTTTTGAGTTAACAGCTGTCATGACCTTGCCAAAATATTTTTTCAGCCCGTAGCTCTCTAACAGGGTCTCCATTGTTTCACTTCTATTGGTCGATATGGCTAGGTGAAAACGGTCTTTGATTGTCTCCAGGAAAACCGGTAGGTCTTTTTCCATGTTCATATGACGGAGGAAGGAGCTGTAGTCGGTGTTTGCCCGTAGTCCTTCTATCTCTTGCATTGACTGCTCTGGATAGTTGCGAAAGATGTGTTTGAGGGCGTTTGTCACATTTGCGGCATGGACATAGTTAAGCTCGTCCTCATCCATGGGGGGGTGGCCAAGTTGGTCGAGGAGATAATTATAGTAGCTTTTGTTGAGATTTTTGGAGTCGAACATCACTCCGTCGCAGTCAAAGATAACAAGCTTGAGCATGGGCTATCACCGGGGTATTGATTTATGCGTTGAGTTAGGGGATGGGTTGTAATCCGTGGAGGCTTTTCTGCTAGCAACTGGGTAGGCAGGAAGCTGTGCTTATAAATATGGCCCCTCCTGCTAGGACTTCTGCTGGCAGGAGGGGCATTGTTAAAAGAGTAACCTAAGCCTTTTTCTTTATGGTTAACAGAGGACTTGCAATAAAGATAGAGGAGTAGGTTCCAACGATGATACCAATAAGCAGGGTAAAGGAAAAATCGTGAATTACCGGGCCACCCATAAGGAAAAGAACAAGGAGGACGAGAACCGTGGTCAGGGAAACAATAATTGTTCGACTGATAACCTGATTTACACTGTTGTTAATGATAGAGAAAAAAGAGTCGTGTTTATCGGCTTTTTGGGTGTTTTCTCGAATACGATCAAAGACAACAACGGAGTCATTAAGCGAGTAGCCTGCCAGGGTTAGCAGGGCCGTGACAATAAGCAGGGTGATCTCTATATTCATCAGCCAGCAAAGACCGAGTACCACTAAAACATCGTGGAAGGTTGCAGCGGCTGCCGCAAGTCCAAAACGAAAGTCAAATCGCAGGGCGAGGTAGAGAATAACACCAACCATGGATATGACGATGGCGAGGATTGCCTTGTCTCGTAATACGGCACTGACCGATGAACCGATTTCAGATTGGCTTTCAAGGGTGAAGGTCTTATCGGTTATTTTGCTACCGAGAATCTTATCAGCTTGTTCGCTCAAGTTGGCAACGGTCTCATCGGACTTTTTCAACTTGATCATGAGCTGATGTTCGTTCTCTACCTCCTGCAGGTTTGCTCCTTCAAGAGGGGTACCTTTGAAGGCATTACGTACTTCAGACATGGAAAAGTCACTGCTTACCTTGTACTGCAATAATGAACCACCGGAGAAATCAACACCAAGGTTGGCGGCACCACGGCCAATTTGAATAACGGCAAAAAGGCCAATGATCACCATGACAGTAGATATGGTAAAGGAGATCTTACGCAGGCTGAGATAGTCAATTGATGGTCTCTTCACCAGCTCCATGAATTTCAGGGTCTTCATTGGTCTGATGGAGTTGATTGTTTCAAACATGGTGCGTGAAAAGAAGAGCGCTGTGAAGAGGTTGAAGATAATACCCAGGGAGAGGGTAATGGCAAAACCTTTAATTGGGCCTGTTCCAAAGAGGAAGAGGGCCATTGCTGTAATAAGTGTTGTTACCTGGGAATCGACAATGGTCCAGAAGGCCTTATCGAATCCTGCATTAATACTTGCCCGTACAGATTTTCCGAGGGTGTACTCATCACGCATTCGTTCAAAGATGAGGACGTTGGAATCGACGGCCATACCAATGGAGAGAATGATACCTGCAATGCCCGGTAGGGTAAGGGTGGCATTGAGAATGGCAAGCCCGGTGAAGAGGAGGAGGATATTGAGGAAGAGGGCTGTGTTGGCTATAACACCGGAGAGACGGTAGTAGATGGCCATGAAGATCAAGACCAACAGGGTGCCAAAGAGACCAGAGTAGAGACCCTTGTTAATAGAGTCCTGGCCAAGACTTGCGCCTACTGTGACATTTTGGATAATATCAACCGGTGCAGGCAGGGCTCCAACACGGAGGACAATGGCCAGATCGGCCGCATCTTCGTGGCTGAAGGAGCCTGAAATTTGCGCGGACCCGCCGATAATTCGTTCCCTGATAACGGGGGCAGAGCGAACAACATTATCCAGGACAATGGCCATTCTACGCCCAACATTCTGTTCGGT from the Desulfotalea psychrophila LSv54 genome contains:
- a CDS encoding HAD family hydrolase, which encodes MLKLVIFDCDGVMFDSKNLNKSYYNYLLDQLGHPPMDEDELNYVHAANVTNALKHIFRNYPEQSMQEIEGLRANTDYSSFLRHMNMEKDLPVFLETIKDRFHLAISTNRSETMETLLESYGLKKYFGKVMTAVNSKRPKPAADGMLEILEHFGCKPEEAIHIGDTTMDEQQAASAGVPLIAFRNKDLNANFHVDNFLDILELAPFKE
- a CDS encoding protein translocase subunit SecDF; the encoded protein is MTPNIKKKSARLPMKSKLKIKLVLLFCLVCMSGITLMPSFYSSTPDWWKKYMAPEGLRLGLDLQGGMHLVLKVNLPKAEENALQFAANDLKDTLAEESISAVRTPSGQADTIVFTLPNASAIGKVKTIIDSEFPNINVRIDNKEGSFPRIALTLTQEKKDFIYDNAVNQSLEIIRNRIDQFGVAEPVIIRQGNDEIVIQLPGVKDPKRALKLLGDTAQLEFKVVSDTPGVNLRQIINQARDTKKWQDGEDTVKLNRAIESLLPEGTSIYFEKDIDPKTGKEIVTPLLLENKVLMTGDMIKDAQVRIGGTFNEPYVSLDMTGRGGRVFAKITEQNVGRRMAIVLDNVVRSAPVIRERIIGGSAQISGSFSHEDAADLAIVLRVGALPAPVDIIQNVTVGASLGQDSINKGLYSGLFGTLLVLIFMAIYYRLSGVIANTALFLNILLLFTGLAILNATLTLPGIAGIILSIGMAVDSNVLIFERMRDEYTLGKSVRASINAGFDKAFWTIVDSQVTTLITAMALFLFGTGPIKGFAITLSLGIIFNLFTALFFSRTMFETINSIRPMKTLKFMELVKRPSIDYLSLRKISFTISTVMVIIGLFAVIQIGRGAANLGVDFSGGSLLQYKVSSDFSMSEVRNAFKGTPLEGANLQEVENEHQLMIKLKKSDETVANLSEQADKILGSKITDKTFTLESQSEIGSSVSAVLRDKAILAIVISMVGVILYLALRFDFRFGLAAAAATFHDVLVVLGLCWLMNIEITLLIVTALLTLAGYSLNDSVVVFDRIRENTQKADKHDSFFSIINNSVNQVISRTIIVSLTTVLVLLVLFLMGGPVIHDFSFTLLIGIIVGTYSSIFIASPLLTIKKKA